A genomic segment from bacterium encodes:
- the cysK gene encoding cysteine synthase A translates to MDWGRRRRPVDSVLDTAGLTPLVRLRRVTSPASAAVYGKLEFFGPSGSVKDRILPFIVAEAERRGELRPGMIIIEGTTGNTGIATAMVGAAKGYRVMIVMPAGMSRERQDVIRAYGAELVLTPGGESDVDLVLEKVRELKARHGANIWEVGQFTNADNVRAHRQTTGPEIWEQTEGRVDAFVASQGTGGTLTGVGAYLKERRPDILSFAVEPAECAILAGRAWGPHRIEGIGDGFIPEVLDLKWVDGVVTVSSDDAIAMARRLAREEGIFCGISSGCNVAACLKLARRYPALKTIVTMINDNGLRYLTTELCGAAPDVAVPDREHAPRPEDARRLAAKRLTVVD, encoded by the coding sequence ATGGATTGGGGACGCCGGCGGCGCCCGGTGGACAGCGTGCTCGACACGGCGGGGCTGACCCCGCTCGTCAGGCTTCGGCGGGTCACCTCGCCGGCATCGGCGGCGGTGTACGGGAAGCTGGAGTTCTTCGGACCCAGCGGGAGCGTGAAGGACCGGATTCTTCCGTTCATCGTGGCCGAGGCGGAGCGCCGGGGCGAACTGCGCCCGGGGATGATCATCATCGAAGGCACGACCGGGAACACCGGCATCGCGACGGCGATGGTCGGCGCGGCCAAAGGCTACCGCGTGATGATCGTGATGCCGGCGGGCATGAGCCGCGAGCGGCAGGACGTGATCCGCGCCTACGGCGCGGAGCTGGTGCTCACGCCGGGCGGCGAGAGCGACGTCGATCTCGTCCTCGAGAAGGTGCGCGAGCTCAAGGCGCGGCACGGTGCGAACATCTGGGAGGTCGGCCAGTTCACGAACGCCGACAACGTGCGCGCGCATCGGCAGACGACCGGGCCCGAGATCTGGGAGCAAACGGAGGGCCGCGTCGACGCGTTCGTCGCCTCGCAGGGGACCGGCGGCACGCTGACCGGGGTGGGCGCGTACCTCAAAGAGCGGCGGCCCGACATCCTGTCTTTCGCCGTCGAGCCGGCCGAGTGCGCGATTCTCGCCGGCCGCGCCTGGGGGCCGCACCGCATCGAAGGCATCGGCGACGGATTCATTCCGGAGGTCTTGGACCTGAAATGGGTGGACGGCGTCGTGACCGTGTCCTCGGACGACGCGATCGCGATGGCGCGCCGGCTCGCGCGCGAAGAAGGGATCTTCTGCGGGATCTCCTCCGGCTGCAACGTCGCGGCGTGCCTGAAGCTCGCGCGCCGCTACCCGGCGTTGAAGACGATCGTCACGATGATCAACGACAACGGGCTGCGCTACCTCACGACGGAACTCTGCGGAGCGGCGCCGGATGTGGCCGTTCCGGACCGCGAGCACGCGCCGCGGCCCGAGGACGCGCGACGGCTCGCCGCCAAGCGCCTGACGGTCGTCGACTGA
- a CDS encoding haloacid dehalogenase type II has protein sequence MRVEALVFDLYGTLLDVRSLDRLGAAETGGPESFVAAWRQKQLEYTWLRAAMGRYQDFWTVTGEALDFTLERLGLSVDPAARRRLMDAWLTLLPYPEVAAALGQLSPPVFAVLSNGSPRMLDRALRAAELNHLFAHVISVDEVKTYKPIPAVYALAERRLGLPRPAMLFVSSNAWDAAGAKSFGLPVAWVNRAGAPAERLGFAPDLIVRDLEELVDHVSG, from the coding sequence ATGAGGGTTGAGGCGCTGGTGTTCGATCTGTATGGCACGCTGCTCGACGTCCGTTCGCTCGACCGGCTCGGCGCCGCGGAGACGGGCGGCCCGGAATCGTTCGTCGCCGCCTGGCGCCAGAAACAGCTTGAATACACGTGGCTGCGGGCCGCGATGGGCCGTTACCAGGATTTCTGGACCGTGACCGGCGAGGCGCTCGACTTCACGCTTGAGCGGCTGGGGCTTTCGGTGGACCCGGCGGCGCGGCGGCGCCTCATGGACGCGTGGCTGACTCTGCTCCCCTACCCCGAGGTGGCGGCGGCGTTGGGACAGTTGAGCCCGCCCGTCTTCGCCGTGCTGTCGAACGGTAGCCCGCGGATGCTGGACCGTGCGCTGCGCGCCGCGGAGCTCAACCACTTGTTCGCGCACGTCATCAGCGTCGACGAGGTCAAGACCTACAAGCCGATCCCCGCCGTCTACGCGCTGGCGGAGCGGCGGCTCGGGCTTCCCCGGCCGGCGATGCTGTTTGTGTCGTCGAACGCGTGGGACGCCGCCGGGGCGAAGTCGTTCGGCCTGCCCGTGGCCTGGGTCAACCGGGCCGGCGCACCGGCCGAGCGGCTGGGATTCGCACCGGACCTGATCGTGCGCGACCTCGAAGAGCTTGTCGATCACGTCAGCGGCTAA
- a CDS encoding transporter substrate-binding domain-containing protein, with protein sequence MATPDARAALAPSGTLRVGLNYGNFLLVLADAPDGASRGVAPDLGREIARRLAVRVEFVRFPQAGPLADAVRDDRWDIAFLGNEPQRAAEIAFSPAYLEIPVTYLVPAGSPIRTIADVDREDVRIAVSGKSAYDLFLSRTLRRAALVRAEGIEKSVRLFTEDKLEALACLKPRLVAAADALPGSRILDGQVTGVQQSIGTPRRRGADGAEFLRGFVEDAKASGLVARLVTTHNVLGVSVP encoded by the coding sequence TTGGCCACTCCTGACGCCCGCGCGGCGCTCGCGCCCTCGGGCACGCTCCGCGTTGGGCTCAACTATGGAAACTTCCTCCTCGTGCTCGCCGACGCGCCGGACGGCGCGTCGCGGGGCGTCGCGCCCGACCTCGGCCGGGAGATCGCGCGCCGCCTCGCCGTCCGGGTCGAGTTCGTGCGGTTTCCGCAGGCGGGACCGCTCGCGGACGCGGTGCGGGACGACCGCTGGGACATCGCGTTTCTCGGCAACGAGCCGCAGCGCGCCGCCGAGATCGCGTTCAGCCCGGCGTACCTCGAGATCCCGGTGACGTATCTCGTGCCGGCCGGTTCGCCGATCCGGACGATCGCGGATGTGGACCGGGAGGACGTCCGGATCGCGGTCTCCGGAAAGAGCGCGTACGACCTGTTCCTCAGCCGCACCCTGCGGCGGGCGGCGCTCGTCCGCGCCGAGGGCATCGAGAAGTCGGTCAGGCTCTTCACCGAGGACAAGCTCGAGGCGCTGGCGTGCCTCAAGCCGCGGCTCGTCGCGGCGGCGGACGCGCTGCCCGGGTCGCGGATTCTCGACGGTCAGGTGACCGGGGTGCAGCAGTCGATCGGGACGCCGCGCCGGCGGGGCGCGGACGGTGCCGAGTTCCTCCGCGGGTTCGTCGAGGACGCGAAGGCATCGGGGTTGGTGGCCCGGCTGGTCACGACGCACAACGTGCTGGGGGTCTCGGTGCCGTGA
- a CDS encoding 3-oxoacyl-ACP reductase family protein, translating to MSLRGQTALVTGGSRGLGRAIAVRLARDGAAVCVNYRSREDEAEAVSGEIRGAGGRAIAVRADVGDAGQVQAMVDRAAAELGPVSILVNNAGVSVHATLETFDPARFEQMRRTNVDGVVHATRAVAPAMKQRRYGRIINISSVAGNGTARTGLTFYAMTKAAVSVLTRRLAMELGPHGITVNAVAPGFIMTDMVREHRSEQQLRDLVGNLAGLAMVGRVGAPEDVANAVAFLAAPESSFVTAQILTVDGGRMDYIGHS from the coding sequence ATGAGCCTGCGGGGACAGACGGCGCTGGTCACCGGCGGGTCGCGCGGCCTCGGCCGGGCGATCGCTGTGCGCCTCGCGCGGGACGGCGCCGCCGTGTGCGTGAACTACCGCAGTCGAGAGGACGAGGCCGAGGCCGTGTCGGGCGAGATACGCGGCGCCGGCGGCCGCGCCATCGCGGTACGGGCCGACGTCGGCGACGCCGGGCAAGTTCAGGCGATGGTCGACCGCGCCGCCGCGGAGCTGGGACCGGTATCCATCCTCGTCAACAACGCCGGCGTGTCTGTCCACGCCACGCTCGAGACGTTCGACCCGGCCCGGTTCGAACAAATGCGCCGCACCAACGTGGACGGCGTAGTGCACGCGACGCGCGCTGTAGCGCCCGCGATGAAGCAGCGGCGCTACGGCCGGATCATTAACATCAGCTCCGTGGCCGGGAACGGCACGGCGCGGACCGGCCTGACGTTCTACGCGATGACCAAGGCCGCGGTATCGGTGCTCACGCGCCGCCTCGCGATGGAGCTCGGGCCGCACGGCATCACCGTCAACGCCGTGGCGCCCGGGTTCATCATGACCGACATGGTCAGGGAACACCGCTCCGAGCAGCAGCTGCGCGATCTGGTCGGCAACCTCGCCGGCCTGGCAATGGTCGGCCGGGTCGGCGCCCCGGAGGACGTGGCGAACGCGGTCGCGTTTCTGGCCGCGCCGGAGTCGAGTTTTGTGACCGCGCAGATCCTCACCGTCGACGGCGGCCGGATGGACTACATTGGCCACTCCTGA
- a CDS encoding MOSC domain-containing protein: protein MRIVSVNVARPRTVSHAGRRVRTAIFKEPVEGAVRLRTLNLDGDRQADLRVHGGPSKAAYVYPVQHYAFWRPEFPEMTLPWGMFGENFTAEWMDEDHVNIGDRFRVGTAEVRVTEPRVPCYKLAAKFDRPDFGKRFLASGRTGFYLAVVREGMVQAGDAIELLEPDPHGVTVADVARLYGHPWADRGLLARAVRVPALPEKWKAHFLSRISRSP from the coding sequence TTGCGCATCGTCTCGGTGAACGTCGCCCGGCCCCGCACGGTGAGCCACGCCGGCCGGCGGGTCAGGACCGCGATCTTCAAAGAGCCGGTCGAGGGAGCGGTGCGGCTGCGGACGCTCAACCTGGACGGCGACCGGCAGGCCGACCTTCGGGTGCACGGCGGCCCGAGCAAGGCCGCCTATGTCTACCCGGTGCAGCACTACGCGTTTTGGCGCCCGGAATTCCCGGAGATGACGCTGCCGTGGGGCATGTTCGGCGAAAACTTCACGGCGGAGTGGATGGACGAAGACCACGTCAACATCGGCGACCGGTTCCGTGTCGGGACGGCGGAAGTGCGGGTGACCGAGCCGCGTGTCCCCTGCTACAAGCTGGCCGCGAAATTCGACCGTCCGGACTTCGGCAAACGGTTCCTCGCCAGCGGACGCACGGGTTTCTACCTCGCCGTCGTCCGCGAAGGAATGGTGCAGGCGGGCGACGCGATCGAACTGCTCGAACCCGACCCGCACGGGGTCACGGTCGCCGACGTGGCCCGCCTCTACGGGCATCCCTGGGCCGACCGCGGGCTGCTGGCCCGTGCCGTCCGCGTGCCGGCCCTGCCCGAAAAATGGAAAGCGCACTTCCTGAGCCGAATATCACGCTCTCCATGA
- a CDS encoding sigma-70 family RNA polymerase sigma factor: MRPPVGDAEMVARLRAGDDAAFLDLVDHYGPAMMRLASMHLSRAVAEDVVQDAWLGVLRGIGRFEQRSTLKTWVFSILMNRVRTEAQREGRSLPFSALEAAAEGGEPALPAERFLAADHPRWPHHWAAPPKSWGASPENRLLAAEVRAEIQRAIDALPPGQREVITLTDVEGWSADEVSELLRITPVNQRVLLHRARSKVRHALERYFEEVD; the protein is encoded by the coding sequence GTGCGACCGCCGGTTGGCGACGCCGAGATGGTTGCGCGGCTTCGCGCCGGCGACGACGCGGCGTTTCTCGATCTCGTGGACCACTACGGACCGGCGATGATGCGACTGGCCTCCATGCACCTGTCCCGCGCCGTGGCGGAGGACGTCGTGCAGGACGCTTGGCTTGGCGTGCTGCGGGGAATCGGGCGGTTCGAGCAGCGGAGCACGCTCAAGACGTGGGTCTTCAGCATCCTCATGAACCGCGTGCGCACGGAAGCGCAGCGCGAAGGCCGCAGTCTCCCATTTTCAGCCCTCGAAGCGGCGGCCGAGGGCGGCGAGCCCGCGCTGCCGGCCGAGCGGTTCCTCGCGGCCGACCATCCCCGGTGGCCGCATCATTGGGCGGCGCCGCCGAAGAGTTGGGGCGCGTCGCCGGAAAACCGGCTGCTCGCCGCGGAGGTGCGGGCGGAGATTCAGCGCGCGATTGACGCGCTGCCGCCGGGCCAGCGGGAAGTGATCACGCTGACGGACGTCGAGGGATGGAGCGCGGACGAGGTATCGGAACTCCTTCGGATCACGCCGGTCAATCAACGGGTGCTGCTCCATCGCGCCAGATCCAAGGTGCGGCACGCGCTCGAACGATACTTCGAGGAGGTCGACTGA
- a CDS encoding zf-HC2 domain-containing protein, protein MPSPDEMTCRDLVETVTEYLEGTLGAADRARFEAHVAECPPCRDYLEQMRDTVSALGRLPRESISEDAKRGLLDAFRNWKRRLPP, encoded by the coding sequence ATGCCGTCGCCGGATGAGATGACCTGCCGCGATTTGGTCGAGACGGTCACGGAGTACCTCGAAGGAACACTGGGCGCCGCGGATCGCGCGCGCTTCGAAGCGCACGTCGCCGAATGTCCGCCCTGCCGGGACTACCTCGAACAGATGCGGGACACGGTGTCCGCTCTCGGCCGGCTGCCACGCGAGTCGATCTCCGAGGACGCGAAGCGCGGCCTCCTCGACGCGTTCCGGAACTGGAAGAGGCGCCTGCCCCCATAG
- a CDS encoding D-glycerate dehydrogenase — protein sequence MPTPRVYLTQPIPDGALARLRSLGAVEMFGDPLTIAPRDRLLAGVREADVLFCLLHDRVDAEVLAAGARLRLVACMAIIPANIDLAAATVRGIPVTVIPPLVTEATADVNMALLLAVARRIVEGDRLLRAGVFPGSQSTHLVGGTVHGKTIGIVGFGAIGREVAKRARGFGMRVLYMKRTRLPESEERALGIEWAPLDDLLRASDFVSVNALFTPETRHLIGERELGLMKPSAYLINTSRGPLVDEAALVGALRERRIAGAGLDVYEHEPRVTRELIEMSNVVLTPHVGSADRETRERIAGVVVDNVEAWLRGDRPPNVANPEVYAR from the coding sequence ATGCCGACGCCGCGCGTCTACCTCACGCAGCCCATACCGGACGGCGCGCTCGCGCGGCTCCGGAGCCTCGGGGCGGTGGAGATGTTCGGCGATCCCCTGACGATCGCGCCGCGCGACCGGCTGCTGGCCGGGGTCCGCGAGGCGGACGTGCTCTTCTGTCTGCTTCACGACCGCGTCGACGCGGAGGTGCTGGCCGCCGGCGCACGGTTGCGGCTCGTCGCGTGTATGGCGATCATCCCCGCGAACATCGACCTCGCCGCGGCGACCGTGCGCGGCATCCCCGTGACCGTAATCCCGCCGCTGGTGACCGAGGCCACGGCCGACGTCAACATGGCGCTTCTGCTCGCGGTCGCGCGCCGGATCGTCGAGGGCGACCGGCTGCTGCGCGCGGGGGTCTTTCCCGGCTCGCAGTCGACGCATCTCGTCGGCGGCACCGTCCACGGCAAGACGATCGGCATCGTCGGCTTCGGCGCGATCGGGCGGGAGGTGGCCAAGCGCGCCCGCGGCTTCGGGATGCGCGTGCTCTACATGAAGCGCACCCGCCTGCCGGAATCGGAGGAGCGCGCGCTCGGGATCGAGTGGGCGCCGCTGGATGACCTGCTGCGTGCGTCGGATTTCGTGTCCGTCAACGCGCTCTTCACGCCGGAGACGCGGCACCTGATCGGCGAGCGCGAGCTCGGGCTCATGAAGCCGAGCGCCTACCTCATCAACACCTCGCGGGGACCGCTCGTCGACGAGGCGGCGCTCGTCGGGGCGCTGCGGGAGCGGCGGATCGCCGGGGCCGGCCTCGACGTCTACGAGCACGAACCGAGGGTTACCCGGGAGCTGATCGAGATGTCGAACGTCGTCCTGACGCCGCACGTCGGCAGCGCGGACCGAGAGACCCGCGAGCGGATCGCCGGAGTCGTCGTCGACAACGTCGAGGCATGGCTGCGCGGGGACCGCCCCCCGAACGTGGCCAATCCCGAGGTCTACGCGCGGTAA
- a CDS encoding extracellular solute-binding protein: MKRSWVRLAVALLVAVALLVAAAPWARAAPEWVLPQRPVTVTYWDAVDGPRNALMMNTVIPAYMRLHSELAKTFTIKYEAVPDVEGRILAALGDGTAPDMFVAPDWYLPNLYEAHVLDPLPPAAWDQHSVIAVEGTYVPRTLDAQIDAARLYAIPAREHALSLFINNRMFRAAHLDPVKDAPKTWIDVAKLNTLLTKAQGGSVVQKGFEMRYAAEGARWPSLLFQLLLYQAGGEITRAGIPVFNSGAGLRALTVWRTLIVDPKVTHNTAASPYQDFAAEQDAMMIGDPTAGAAVEAINPQMTGNYTAAPLPQMTPETPITIVYSDNWAVNAKAPADERTVAWDFIHFAATQPRLFWTAAGHLQPVKWYDPLAGRQPPFLGVFVHELAAGRPVARSTHYTELRAALAKMIDRIFLNGADPKRALDQAAGEYAAAYR; encoded by the coding sequence ATGAAACGGTCCTGGGTGCGCCTCGCGGTCGCGCTGCTCGTCGCGGTCGCGCTGCTCGTCGCGGCCGCGCCGTGGGCCCGCGCGGCGCCGGAATGGGTGCTGCCGCAGCGCCCCGTGACGGTGACGTACTGGGACGCGGTCGACGGGCCCCGGAACGCCTTGATGATGAACACCGTGATCCCGGCGTACATGCGCCTGCACAGCGAACTGGCGAAGACCTTCACGATCAAGTACGAAGCCGTCCCGGATGTGGAAGGCAGGATCCTCGCCGCGCTCGGCGACGGCACCGCCCCGGACATGTTCGTCGCGCCGGATTGGTACCTGCCCAATCTCTACGAAGCCCATGTGCTGGATCCGCTGCCGCCCGCGGCGTGGGACCAGCACAGCGTCATCGCGGTCGAAGGCACCTACGTGCCGCGCACGCTGGACGCCCAGATCGACGCCGCCAGACTGTACGCGATCCCGGCCCGCGAGCATGCGCTCAGCCTGTTCATCAACAACCGGATGTTCCGCGCGGCGCACCTCGACCCGGTCAAGGACGCCCCGAAGACATGGATCGACGTGGCCAAGCTGAACACCCTGCTGACCAAGGCGCAGGGCGGCTCGGTCGTCCAGAAGGGCTTCGAGATGCGCTACGCCGCCGAAGGCGCCCGCTGGCCGTCGCTGCTGTTTCAGCTGCTGCTGTATCAGGCGGGCGGCGAGATCACACGCGCGGGGATCCCGGTCTTCAACAGCGGCGCGGGGCTGCGCGCGTTGACCGTATGGCGCACGCTGATCGTTGACCCGAAGGTCACGCACAACACGGCCGCGTCGCCGTACCAGGATTTCGCGGCGGAGCAGGACGCGATGATGATCGGCGATCCGACGGCCGGGGCGGCCGTGGAGGCGATCAACCCCCAGATGACCGGCAACTACACCGCCGCGCCGCTGCCGCAGATGACGCCGGAGACGCCGATCACGATCGTCTACTCGGACAACTGGGCGGTGAACGCCAAGGCGCCCGCGGACGAGCGGACCGTGGCGTGGGACTTCATCCACTTCGCGGCGACGCAGCCGCGGCTGTTCTGGACCGCGGCGGGACACCTGCAGCCGGTGAAATGGTACGATCCGCTGGCCGGTCGGCAGCCGCCCTTCCTCGGCGTCTTCGTGCACGAGCTCGCGGCCGGGCGCCCGGTCGCGCGGTCGACGCACTACACGGAGCTGCGGGCCGCGCTCGCCAAGATGATCGACCGCATCTTTCTGAACGGCGCCGATCCGAAGCGGGCGCTGGATCAGGCCGCGGGCGAGTACGCCGCGGCGTACCGGTAG
- a CDS encoding PucR family transcriptional regulator ligand-binding domain-containing protein has translation MLTVKEALRLEALQDVKVVAGGAGLDRQIRWCHIIDNPEIVRWIQGGELLLTTGYGWPEIEQTSRRTIRALNAKRLAAILFDPGPFLGEIPASVVDEAGRLELPVLVAPRKLRFADVTEAVGRELVRRQYEMIERADRYHRQITAAAVEAKDLNDIARTVCELTRRSVAIEDAESRPLARADRLPADSPAAVKSPRADVPAEARAVYERLRHADGAVRLDGGAACAIRAGTELLGYLRILEGDAPLGDLELRVAEHGSMVAALHILRQRSQAAVEARIGHTVVDALIRGDVPEEDLIERSRLLGFDPDGDYVVMMVSLVNRAARGRKWPLTSGDEYYRRERAAQIVRRLLGQKRLPTLVTYSLNRVVCLLPVGRMPDEPERLRRFGRVVHESLAEAGGVPPALVTFGTAHAGLSGVSKGYWEADRALALAKDADGVLFFEDLTLAHLLAQISDTASLQAMYARTLGPALAGPMGRVLRETLWALVDAGFNKEAAASALGIHRNTMRGRLERVQTLLCRSLGDPTVRRDLAVIKEIEHLLASEPR, from the coding sequence ATGCTGACGGTCAAAGAGGCGCTGCGGCTCGAGGCGCTGCAGGACGTGAAGGTGGTGGCCGGCGGCGCCGGGCTCGACCGGCAGATCCGCTGGTGCCACATCATCGACAACCCCGAGATCGTGCGGTGGATCCAGGGCGGGGAGCTGCTGCTGACCACAGGGTACGGGTGGCCCGAGATCGAGCAGACGAGCCGCCGGACGATCCGCGCGCTGAACGCCAAGCGGCTGGCGGCGATTCTCTTCGATCCCGGACCGTTCCTCGGCGAGATCCCCGCGAGCGTCGTGGACGAGGCCGGCCGGCTCGAGCTGCCCGTGCTGGTCGCGCCGCGGAAGCTGCGGTTCGCCGACGTGACGGAAGCGGTCGGCCGCGAGCTGGTCCGCCGGCAGTACGAGATGATCGAGCGCGCCGACCGGTATCACCGGCAGATCACGGCCGCGGCCGTGGAGGCGAAAGACCTGAACGACATCGCCCGCACTGTCTGTGAGCTGACGCGCCGATCCGTCGCCATCGAGGACGCCGAGTCCCGGCCCCTCGCCCGGGCGGACCGCCTGCCGGCGGACTCGCCCGCCGCGGTGAAATCGCCGCGGGCCGACGTTCCCGCCGAGGCGCGCGCGGTATACGAACGGCTGCGGCACGCCGACGGGGCGGTGCGCCTCGACGGCGGGGCGGCGTGCGCGATCCGGGCCGGGACCGAGCTCCTCGGGTACTTGAGAATCCTCGAAGGCGACGCGCCGCTCGGCGACCTCGAGCTCCGCGTGGCGGAGCACGGTTCGATGGTCGCGGCGCTGCACATCCTGCGCCAGCGCTCGCAGGCCGCCGTGGAGGCGCGCATCGGTCACACCGTCGTCGATGCGCTGATCCGCGGAGACGTGCCGGAAGAGGACCTGATCGAACGGTCGAGGCTCCTCGGTTTCGACCCGGACGGCGATTATGTGGTCATGATGGTGTCGCTCGTGAACCGGGCCGCGCGCGGCCGCAAATGGCCGCTGACCAGCGGCGACGAGTACTACCGCCGCGAGCGCGCCGCCCAGATCGTCCGCCGGCTGCTGGGCCAGAAGCGGCTGCCGACGCTCGTCACCTACTCGCTCAACCGCGTCGTGTGTCTCCTGCCGGTCGGCCGCATGCCGGACGAGCCTGAGCGGCTGCGCCGGTTCGGCCGCGTGGTGCATGAGTCGCTGGCGGAGGCGGGCGGGGTGCCGCCGGCGCTGGTGACCTTCGGGACGGCGCACGCGGGGCTGTCCGGCGTTTCCAAAGGGTACTGGGAGGCCGACCGCGCGCTCGCTCTGGCCAAGGACGCCGACGGCGTGCTGTTCTTCGAGGACCTGACGCTCGCGCATCTCCTCGCCCAGATTTCCGACACGGCCTCCTTGCAGGCGATGTACGCCAGGACACTCGGGCCGGCGCTCGCGGGCCCGATGGGCCGTGTGCTGCGCGAGACGCTGTGGGCGCTCGTCGACGCCGGTTTCAACAAGGAGGCGGCGGCGTCGGCGCTCGGGATCCACCGCAACACGATGCGCGGTCGCCTGGAGCGAGTCCAGACGCTGCTCTGCCGGTCTTTGGGCGACCCGACGGTGCGCCGGGACCTCGCGGTGATCAAGGAAATCGAACACCTGCTGGCCTCAGAGCCTCGCTGA
- a CDS encoding extracellular solute-binding protein: MMRRARLAIAVSAVLAVCLGAGFRGAGVPAATAAAGWVLPTGPVTITEWDGGDGTKSHLLLELIANYEKMHPNVKIQFETDVKSLTVAAAVAAGTAAVIFEAPDSVLPKYIKAGALEPLPPAAWGKPTVDGVLTLYLPHVLDGFMAGHTLYAVPDQMNAHSLWINNRLFRAAGLDPVKDAPKTWADVARLDKVLTKKQGDRITQKGFEFRYVCDDGHWEAQLFQALVYQAGGQVLQDGKPAFNGPAGLEALNTWKSLVVAPQVTQNTCSSPYQDFAVEQDAMTFAGPNGGPVFEQVNPKMKGNMTVVPLPQLNPARPVTLLYSFNWTVNARASAAQKRVAWDIIHYFSTQPTLWWTRIGFLQGAEGWYKTPEAQKTPFLNVFNHDLSLGRPVARSTNYPELQAALKRLVERVILSGADSKQALDQAAEEYSRATR, from the coding sequence ATGATGCGTCGCGCCCGTCTTGCAATCGCAGTGAGCGCGGTCCTGGCGGTCTGTTTAGGAGCGGGGTTCCGCGGGGCCGGTGTGCCCGCGGCCACCGCCGCGGCCGGCTGGGTGCTGCCGACCGGACCGGTGACGATCACCGAGTGGGACGGCGGCGACGGCACGAAGTCGCATCTGCTGCTGGAACTGATCGCGAACTACGAGAAGATGCACCCGAACGTCAAAATTCAGTTCGAGACGGACGTGAAATCGCTGACGGTCGCGGCGGCCGTTGCCGCCGGCACGGCGGCTGTGATTTTCGAAGCGCCTGACTCTGTGCTGCCCAAGTATATCAAGGCGGGGGCGCTCGAGCCGCTGCCCCCGGCCGCCTGGGGGAAGCCGACGGTGGACGGCGTGCTCACGCTCTACCTGCCGCACGTCCTGGACGGCTTCATGGCCGGCCACACCCTGTACGCGGTGCCGGATCAAATGAACGCCCACAGTCTGTGGATCAACAACCGGCTGTTCCGAGCGGCCGGTCTCGACCCGGTGAAAGACGCGCCCAAGACGTGGGCTGACGTCGCGCGGCTCGACAAGGTCCTCACGAAAAAGCAGGGCGACCGGATCACGCAGAAGGGCTTTGAGTTTCGCTACGTCTGCGACGACGGGCACTGGGAAGCGCAGCTCTTCCAGGCCCTGGTGTATCAGGCCGGCGGTCAGGTCCTGCAGGACGGCAAACCGGCGTTCAACGGCCCGGCGGGCCTCGAGGCGCTCAACACGTGGAAGAGTCTCGTCGTGGCGCCCCAGGTTACCCAAAACACCTGCTCGTCCCCGTATCAGGACTTCGCGGTAGAGCAGGACGCAATGACGTTTGCCGGGCCGAACGGCGGGCCGGTGTTCGAACAGGTCAACCCGAAGATGAAGGGCAACATGACCGTCGTCCCGCTGCCGCAGCTCAACCCAGCCCGCCCGGTGACGCTGCTCTACTCCTTCAACTGGACAGTGAACGCGCGCGCGTCGGCGGCGCAGAAGCGCGTGGCGTGGGACATCATCCACTACTTCAGCACTCAGCCCACGCTGTGGTGGACGCGGATCGGCTTCCTGCAGGGCGCGGAAGGCTGGTACAAGACTCCCGAGGCCCAGAAGACTCCGTTCCTGAACGTGTTCAACCACGATCTCTCGCTCGGGCGGCCGGTCGCGAGGAGCACCAATTACCCTGAGCTGCAAGCCGCGCTCAAGCGCCTGGTGGAGCGCGTGATCCTGAGCGGCGCCGATTCGAAGCAGGCCCTCGATCAGGCCGCGGAAGAGTACAGTCGGGCGACGCGGTGA